A window from Chloracidobacterium sp. encodes these proteins:
- a CDS encoding transglutaminase-like domain-containing protein, giving the protein MPSTVQERRFEQRLTELTAMWRGPSAPPLAEAAAAVTWAVEVDSEIGSIPARLDAMADELRRCLAAGASRPLSIELFIEGFIALGFRGNETNYYDPRNSFLHDVLTRRTGIPITLSVVFIELARRFGLRCEGVNFPGHFLVRYAGPDGVGYLDPFRRCAWLDDDGLRSLLRGVRGAQAQLKPEDLATAGVKEIVLRMLRNLFGIAVNAKDWVTALRTMRMLYVVHPDDDNVRRDIGLLYLQLERWGEALTWLEEQKRRVTSETERQALEPYIRDAKTALARWN; this is encoded by the coding sequence ATGCCTTCCACGGTACAAGAGCGCCGCTTTGAACAGCGTCTGACGGAGTTGACGGCCATGTGGCGAGGGCCGAGCGCCCCGCCCCTGGCCGAGGCGGCGGCGGCGGTAACGTGGGCGGTTGAGGTGGACTCAGAGATCGGCTCGATTCCGGCGCGACTAGATGCCATGGCGGATGAGTTACGTCGTTGCCTCGCCGCCGGTGCGTCCCGGCCGCTCTCGATTGAGTTGTTTATTGAAGGGTTTATCGCGCTTGGTTTTCGGGGCAACGAAACCAACTACTACGACCCGCGTAATAGCTTTCTGCACGACGTTCTGACACGCCGCACTGGGATTCCGATTACGCTTTCGGTTGTCTTCATTGAGTTGGCGCGGCGGTTCGGCCTGCGGTGTGAAGGCGTCAACTTTCCGGGGCACTTTTTGGTTCGTTATGCCGGCCCTGACGGCGTCGGCTACCTTGATCCATTTCGCCGTTGCGCGTGGCTTGACGACGACGGTTTGCGGTCTCTGCTCCGGGGCGTCCGCGGCGCGCAGGCGCAGTTGAAGCCGGAGGATTTGGCGACGGCCGGCGTCAAAGAGATTGTGCTGCGGATGCTCCGCAATCTGTTCGGCATCGCCGTCAACGCCAAGGACTGGGTAACAGCGCTGCGGACGATGCGCATGCTGTATGTCGTTCATCCCGATGACGACAATGTACGGCGTGACATCGGGCTGCTGTACCTCCAGCTTGAACGGTGGGGCGAGGCGTTGACGTGGCTAGAAGAGCAGAAGCGGCGTGTTACGTCTGAGACGGAGCGACAGGCGCTTGAACCGTACATCCGTGACGCCAAAACAGCCTTGGCGCGATGGAACTAG
- a CDS encoding FAD-dependent oxidoreductase, whose protein sequence is MKVIIVGAGLAGLACAVELADNGYQVEVLEKRPVLGGRVSSWLDKDGDWVETAPHVIRGSYKSLIALMERVGIADRIKWKKQQLVYASKGGKLSYITFSPSAGPVEILRSMIGSDLLGFGDKLKLLTGLLPAFTGDKNFIENQDIKNFSDWAANLGVNREAIGRFFDPLSRTISFLRPDEVSARVIIFQMASIAKGFNATRIGFLDGDPCRRLFQPIQAYLEKRGARIRTNARLARIDFSNDAPRALGLELTNGEYLTADVYVSAMELHALREVLPGQAWSFPFFSRLWQVEEIPVITVQLRFDRKVVTLDNAVFAIGTIMSLVVNLSVTSPGYADDVCLIEMIVAPAKDIFHLDDGEIVRLCLDDLTELFPEVAQANLVKSTVVRIPQALYRCEPGAESRRPPQKTPIENFFLCGDYTNHGYTPSMEGATVSGFRAAQMIMEAYGRNLQWHGGTPPS, encoded by the coding sequence ATGAAAGTCATCATCGTTGGCGCCGGGCTGGCCGGCTTGGCGTGCGCTGTCGAGCTAGCCGACAACGGCTATCAAGTTGAAGTTTTAGAAAAACGTCCCGTCCTAGGCGGGCGCGTCTCATCCTGGCTAGACAAGGACGGCGACTGGGTGGAAACCGCCCCACACGTCATCCGGGGGAGTTACAAGTCGCTCATTGCTCTAATGGAGCGGGTCGGCATCGCCGACCGCATCAAATGGAAGAAGCAGCAGCTCGTGTACGCCAGCAAGGGCGGCAAGCTTTCTTACATCACTTTCTCGCCGTCTGCCGGGCCGGTCGAAATCTTGCGTTCCATGATTGGGAGCGATCTGCTCGGCTTCGGCGATAAACTCAAACTGCTGACTGGACTCCTGCCAGCGTTTACCGGCGACAAAAACTTCATTGAGAACCAAGACATCAAAAACTTCAGCGACTGGGCCGCCAACTTGGGTGTCAACCGTGAGGCCATCGGACGCTTCTTCGATCCCTTGTCGCGGACGATTAGCTTCCTCCGTCCCGACGAAGTTTCGGCGCGGGTCATCATTTTCCAGATGGCCTCGATCGCTAAGGGTTTCAATGCGACGCGCATCGGCTTTTTGGATGGCGACCCCTGTCGGCGGTTGTTCCAACCAATTCAGGCGTACCTTGAAAAACGCGGCGCGCGCATTCGCACCAACGCCCGTCTGGCGCGAATTGATTTCTCCAATGATGCGCCGCGCGCACTGGGGTTGGAACTTACCAACGGCGAGTACCTAACGGCCGATGTGTATGTCTCGGCGATGGAACTCCACGCGCTGCGTGAGGTGCTGCCGGGGCAGGCGTGGAGTTTTCCGTTCTTTTCACGCCTCTGGCAGGTGGAGGAAATTCCGGTTATTACCGTCCAACTGCGCTTCGACCGCAAGGTGGTCACCCTGGACAACGCCGTGTTCGCCATCGGCACGATCATGTCGTTGGTCGTTAATCTGTCAGTGACGAGTCCTGGCTACGCCGACGACGTGTGCCTGATTGAAATGATCGTCGCGCCGGCCAAGGACATTTTTCACCTTGACGACGGTGAAATTGTCCGGCTGTGTTTGGACGACCTAACCGAGTTGTTTCCCGAAGTTGCACAAGCGAATCTGGTCAAGAGCACCGTTGTACGAATCCCGCAGGCGCTTTATCGGTGTGAGCCGGGCGCGGAGAGTCGGCGGCCGCCCCAGAAAACGCCGATCGAAAACTTCTTCCTCTGCGGCGACTATACAAACCACGGCTATACGCCCAGTATGGAGGGCGCCACGGTATCAGGCTTTCGCGCGGCGCAGATGATTATGGAAGCTTATGGACGCAACCTCCAGTGGCATGGAGGGACGCCGCCAAGCTAA
- a CDS encoding FAD-dependent oxidoreductase, translated as MDVAVIGAGLAGLTAAYTLTQRGFNCEVLEKSRALGGRMATRRHLGAVIDHGAQYFTVKTAAFAGFLREIGVVEAMQPLAAPVIGYPFQSLTAALAEAAQEVSSEGREFPYRYVFRLGMTTLAKAIVQRLGEHRVIRECFVEAVAWDAAARRWTLHTRGDNTTLGGIRQADWVVLALPAPQAAQLLARSQPLPASLAALQRALENIPYYPCLTVIWGAISDGMYPGVGALRATAGHYAIGWLAWLDRLAPQRVPSGMGVGIAQFAPQASRVLLDQPEGVVVQALAIALNADLHIDLPTLQWVQIKQWRYANPAATLTDLSLLTAAAEFQLEACGDYFLGGRVEAAFLSGLAAADRLCQRVGR; from the coding sequence ATGGATGTCGCTGTTATTGGAGCTGGCCTGGCTGGTTTGACCGCCGCCTACACGCTGACGCAACGCGGCTTCAACTGTGAAGTGCTGGAAAAGAGTCGTGCGCTTGGCGGGCGGATGGCGACTCGTCGCCATTTGGGCGCTGTGATTGACCATGGCGCGCAGTATTTCACGGTCAAGACGGCGGCGTTCGCTGGCTTTTTGCGGGAAATCGGGGTGGTTGAGGCGATGCAGCCGCTGGCCGCCCCTGTTATCGGTTATCCCTTTCAGAGTCTGACGGCTGCGTTGGCTGAGGCTGCGCAGGAAGTGTCGTCGGAGGGACGTGAATTTCCCTATCGCTACGTCTTTCGGTTAGGAATGACCACGCTGGCCAAAGCCATCGTTCAGCGGCTCGGCGAACACCGCGTCATTCGGGAATGTTTTGTGGAAGCCGTTGCGTGGGACGCGGCGGCGCGGCGCTGGACGCTGCACACTCGCGGCGACAATACGACGCTTGGCGGAATACGTCAGGCCGACTGGGTGGTGTTGGCACTCCCAGCGCCGCAGGCGGCTCAGCTTTTGGCGCGCAGCCAGCCGCTGCCGGCATCGCTTGCGGCGTTACAGAGGGCGCTGGAGAACATCCCCTACTATCCTTGTCTAACTGTGATCTGGGGCGCGATTTCCGACGGCATGTATCCGGGCGTCGGGGCGTTGCGTGCGACAGCCGGCCACTACGCCATTGGTTGGCTAGCATGGCTCGACCGACTTGCTCCGCAGCGCGTTCCCTCCGGCATGGGCGTCGGCATTGCACAGTTTGCACCACAGGCCAGTCGAGTGCTGTTGGATCAACCGGAGGGCGTCGTAGTGCAGGCTTTGGCGATAGCGCTCAACGCTGACCTGCATATTGACCTGCCTACGCTCCAATGGGTGCAGATCAAGCAATGGCGTTACGCTAACCCGGCGGCTACGTTGACCGACCTCAGCCTCCTGACGGCGGCGGCGGAGTTTCAACTTGAGGCCTGCGGCGACTACTTCCTCGGCGGACGTGTTGAGGCCGCTTTTCTCAGCGGCCTCGCGGCGGCGGATCGTTTGTGTCAGCGGGTAGGCCGCTAG